The Heyndrickxia vini genome contains a region encoding:
- a CDS encoding MFS transporter, with protein sequence MESKKVLPILFLIMFLVMVGFGIIIPVIPFYAEKVGANPTELGLLMGVYSLMQLISAPIWGKISDRIGRKPVMMIGIFGLAVSFFLMALSSQLWMLFVARIIGGLLSSANMPTTMAYVADITSEEDRGKGMGIIGAATGLGFIFGPAIGGLFSKSSLQTPFFIAGTSSLLTLLLVLFILKESLPKEKRGYHAERKVSMWESFKGSLSIIFILQWFISLSLSGLEASFAYFAAKMAGLDTIDLGYIFMIMGLGSAVVQGGLVGRLTKKYGEGIVIKGGIIVSAIGFCLILLVNNFVTAAIFLTIFGLGNGVIRPCISALLTKKSTAGHGSATGLLSSFDSFGRIIGPPLGGWLFSVYAGLPYISGAVLSIFALILYQIYQAKEKQQNIA encoded by the coding sequence ATGGAATCAAAAAAAGTTTTACCTATATTATTTTTAATTATGTTTCTAGTCATGGTTGGATTCGGTATTATTATCCCTGTTATTCCGTTCTATGCTGAAAAAGTTGGGGCGAATCCGACTGAATTAGGTTTGTTGATGGGAGTATATTCACTAATGCAACTAATCTCTGCTCCAATATGGGGGAAAATTTCGGATCGTATTGGCAGGAAACCCGTTATGATGATCGGAATATTCGGATTAGCCGTTTCTTTTTTCCTCATGGCATTATCTAGTCAGCTTTGGATGTTGTTTGTCGCAAGAATTATTGGTGGGTTATTATCATCGGCAAATATGCCAACGACGATGGCATATGTAGCTGATATAACATCTGAAGAAGACCGTGGTAAAGGAATGGGAATCATCGGAGCGGCAACAGGTTTGGGATTTATTTTCGGTCCGGCAATTGGAGGATTATTCTCGAAATCCAGCTTGCAAACGCCTTTTTTTATTGCGGGAACATCCTCCCTTCTTACTTTACTGCTCGTACTATTTATTTTAAAAGAATCACTTCCGAAAGAAAAAAGAGGATATCACGCTGAGAGAAAAGTCTCCATGTGGGAGTCATTTAAAGGATCGCTGTCTATTATTTTTATTCTGCAATGGTTTATTTCACTATCTTTATCTGGTCTGGAGGCAAGCTTTGCTTATTTCGCCGCTAAAATGGCTGGATTAGATACGATTGATTTAGGCTATATTTTCATGATTATGGGGTTAGGCAGTGCAGTTGTTCAAGGGGGGTTAGTCGGAAGACTGACCAAAAAATACGGCGAGGGAATTGTTATTAAAGGCGGAATCATCGTTTCCGCAATTGGTTTCTGTCTAATCTTGCTAGTAAATAATTTTGTTACGGCTGCCATATTTCTTACTATATTCGGATTAGGAAACGGTGTGATTCGTCCATGTATCTCTGCATTACTTACAAAAAAATCCACAGCTGGACATGGAAGTGCAACAGGATTACTTTCTTCCTTCGATTCCTTCGGAAGAATTATTGGTCCACCATTAGGTGGTTGGTTGTTCTCAGTTTATGCTGGTCTTCCATATATTTCTGGAGCGGTATTGTCAATTTTTGCTCTGATCCTTTACCAAATATATCAAGCCAAGGAAAAACAACAAAATATTGCTTAA
- a CDS encoding DUF2161 domain-containing phosphodiesterase, whose translation MQKKKDKIYEVDLYKPIHKHFTNQGYEVKSEVNDCDVTAVKGDELIIIELKVRLNVDLLIQATKRQKLADQVYIAIPKPSYSLFSKKWKDICHLIKRLELGLILVTFLKSTTKMDIVLSPAPFDRKKSMQQNKKKRKKLLSEIEGRHGDHNIGGSNQAKIMTAYKETSIHIAYLIEQFGPLSPKALRQMGTGEKTQSILFNNYYGWFERIQKGIYGITEKGKIDIQAFPQIIEYFSKEAVQPQNSKTEIE comes from the coding sequence GTGCAAAAGAAAAAAGATAAGATTTATGAAGTTGATTTATATAAGCCGATACATAAACATTTTACAAACCAAGGATATGAAGTGAAAAGTGAAGTAAATGATTGTGATGTTACAGCTGTAAAAGGTGATGAACTTATTATCATAGAATTAAAGGTACGATTAAATGTTGATTTACTTATCCAGGCAACGAAAAGACAGAAACTTGCTGATCAAGTTTATATTGCTATTCCAAAACCGAGTTACAGCTTATTTTCAAAGAAATGGAAAGATATATGCCATCTAATAAAAAGACTAGAACTAGGTCTAATCTTGGTCACATTTCTAAAATCAACGACAAAAATGGATATCGTTCTCTCTCCTGCCCCTTTTGATCGAAAAAAGAGCATGCAACAAAATAAGAAAAAAAGAAAAAAACTCCTTTCAGAAATTGAAGGAAGACATGGGGATCATAATATAGGCGGTAGTAATCAAGCAAAGATTATGACTGCATATAAGGAAACAAGTATTCATATCGCCTATCTTATTGAACAATTTGGCCCGCTTTCACCTAAAGCATTGCGTCAAATGGGAACAGGAGAAAAAACACAATCCATTCTTTTTAATAATTACTATGGATGGTTTGAACGAATTCAAAAAGGGATATATGGGATAACTGAAAAAGGAAAAATTGACATTCAAGCCTTTCCACAGATCATTGAATATTTTAGTAAAGAGGCTGTTCAACCCCAAAATTCAAAAACTGAAATTGAGTAA
- the aspA gene encoding aspartate ammonia-lyase — protein sequence MTITQSKMRTEKDFLGTKEVPAEAYYGIQTLRAVENFQITGYRIHEELIKGMAMVKKAAALANMDVKRLYSGIGEAIVKAADELIEGKWHDQIIVDPIQGGAGTSINMNVNEVLANRAIELMGEEKGDYFHCSPNTHVNMSQSTNDAFPSAIHIAVLNLLETLLVSMEEMKAVFQEKAQEFNPIIKMGRTHLQDAVPIRLGQEFEAYSRVIGRDIKRIKQSRQHLYELNMGATAVGTGLNADPRYIESVVKHLAQISGLPLIGAEHLVDATQNTDAYTEVSAALKVCMMNMSKIANDLRLMASGPRAGLGEIMLPARQPGSSIMPGKVNPVMAEVINQVAFQVIGNDHTICLASEAGQLELNVMEPVLVYNLLQSISIMRNAFRTFTDNCLKGIKANEKRLKDYVEKSAGLITAVNPHIGYEVAARIAREAIVNGEPIRELCLKYDVLTEEELNLILDPYEMTHPGIAGAELLDRD from the coding sequence ATGACAATTACACAAAGCAAAATGCGTACTGAAAAGGATTTTTTAGGAACAAAAGAAGTTCCCGCTGAAGCTTATTATGGGATCCAAACACTTCGCGCTGTGGAGAATTTTCAAATCACAGGTTATCGGATACATGAGGAATTAATAAAGGGTATGGCTATGGTAAAAAAGGCAGCTGCACTTGCGAATATGGATGTCAAACGTCTCTATTCCGGAATTGGAGAAGCAATCGTCAAGGCAGCAGATGAATTAATTGAAGGAAAATGGCATGACCAAATAATCGTTGACCCTATTCAAGGGGGAGCAGGAACATCAATAAATATGAATGTGAATGAAGTTCTTGCTAACCGAGCTATCGAATTGATGGGCGAAGAAAAAGGGGATTATTTCCATTGTAGTCCGAACACCCATGTCAATATGTCACAATCGACGAACGATGCATTTCCTTCCGCGATTCATATTGCGGTTTTAAATCTTTTAGAAACTTTACTAGTTTCCATGGAGGAAATGAAAGCGGTTTTTCAGGAAAAGGCTCAAGAATTTAATCCTATCATTAAAATGGGGCGCACCCATCTACAGGATGCTGTACCAATTCGACTTGGTCAGGAATTTGAAGCGTATAGTCGCGTAATCGGACGTGACATCAAACGGATAAAACAATCACGCCAGCATTTATATGAATTGAACATGGGAGCAACAGCAGTCGGTACCGGCTTAAATGCTGATCCACGATATATCGAATCCGTAGTAAAACATCTTGCCCAAATCAGCGGTCTCCCTTTAATTGGTGCCGAACATCTTGTAGATGCAACACAAAATACGGATGCATATACAGAAGTATCAGCGGCATTGAAGGTTTGTATGATGAATATGTCAAAAATTGCCAATGATCTACGTTTAATGGCTTCAGGTCCTAGAGCGGGCTTGGGTGAAATCATGCTGCCTGCTAGACAACCAGGTTCATCTATCATGCCTGGTAAAGTAAATCCCGTGATGGCAGAAGTAATTAACCAGGTAGCATTCCAAGTCATTGGCAATGATCATACTATTTGCCTTGCATCTGAAGCGGGTCAGCTTGAGTTAAATGTGATGGAACCTGTTCTCGTATATAATCTCCTACAATCTATCAGTATTATGCGTAATGCTTTCCGTACTTTTACAGATAATTGCTTAAAAGGAATAAAAGCAAATGAAAAGAGATTGAAAGATTATGTAGAGAAGAGTGCCGGTCTCATTACTGCGGTTAATCCTCATATTGGGTATGAAGTAGCTGCAAGAATTGCACGAGAGGCAATCGTAAACGGAGAACCGATCCGGGAACTCTGTTTGAAATATGATGTATTAACAGAAGAAGAGTTAAATTTAATACTAGATCCGTATGAAATGACACATCCTGGCATTGCTGGTGCTGAATTGTTAGATAGAGATTAA
- a CDS encoding CHY zinc finger protein yields MLIHGHRIKGNVIDSETRCTHYHKEIDRIAIKFYCCNMYYPCFECHEEHGCGNPKVWPKELFNQKAILCGGCGNELTINEYFACNSSCPICFAAFNPGCSLHKEFYFEG; encoded by the coding sequence GTGCTTATTCATGGTCATAGAATTAAAGGAAATGTTATAGATTCCGAAACCCGTTGCACACATTATCATAAGGAAATTGATCGGATTGCAATAAAATTTTATTGCTGTAATATGTATTATCCTTGTTTCGAATGTCACGAAGAACATGGATGTGGCAATCCAAAAGTATGGCCAAAAGAATTATTTAATCAAAAGGCGATCCTTTGCGGGGGATGTGGGAACGAATTAACCATAAATGAATATTTCGCTTGTAACTCTTCTTGTCCGATTTGTTTTGCAGCATTTAATCCCGGATGTTCATTACATAAGGAATTTTATTTCGAAGGATAA
- a CDS encoding Rrf2 family transcriptional regulator has product MKLTKATNYALHTMLLLAVNPQNEHIGVAKLAEHQQVSTTYLSKILTKLVKSGMIESVSGANGGYKLKAGWVEFSFLDVVKAIEGLTPIFDYCSNHNPDCLIQKAIESAEEKFLDELNRTRIVDIANKINKTTL; this is encoded by the coding sequence ATGAAGTTAACGAAAGCAACGAATTATGCACTTCATACCATGTTATTATTAGCTGTTAATCCCCAAAATGAACATATTGGTGTGGCAAAATTAGCTGAACATCAACAAGTTTCAACGACATATTTATCAAAAATTCTAACCAAGTTAGTAAAGTCAGGTATGATTGAATCTGTTTCAGGTGCAAATGGTGGTTATAAATTAAAGGCAGGGTGGGTAGAATTTTCATTCCTTGATGTGGTAAAGGCGATTGAAGGTTTGACACCTATTTTTGATTATTGCTCAAATCATAATCCAGATTGTTTAATTCAGAAAGCGATAGAATCAGCCGAGGAGAAGTTTTTAGATGAATTGAATCGTACTCGGATAGTTGACATTGCCAACAAAATAAATAAGACAACATTATGA
- a CDS encoding VOC family protein: protein MKLSFDHLVHIVNRPEEAIEDFATIGLKAIPGGKHENWGTYNALCYFDLSYIEFLGIFDRVKAEKVNENDLVVQTATLLPEKEGFSRIAFRTNDIRAFADSFRKKGIETVGPIKADRKKEDGTLIQWEMLFIRENPLSFPFPFIIQWQENDVTRKNSVGVNNNLLPLKELVFAVEDHENVAEKWSELFHLPKKDTYKDKKLKANCTQLQVEGCNLVFASPYADGEIARVIETKGEGPCLLRISNSNIVLEKEMFGGHFQFV, encoded by the coding sequence TTGAAACTTTCATTTGATCATTTAGTGCATATAGTTAATCGACCAGAAGAGGCAATTGAGGACTTTGCAACAATTGGGTTGAAAGCAATTCCTGGTGGAAAACACGAGAATTGGGGAACGTATAATGCACTCTGTTATTTTGATTTAAGCTATATAGAATTTTTAGGGATATTTGATAGAGTAAAAGCTGAAAAAGTAAATGAGAATGATTTAGTCGTTCAAACTGCCACCTTATTACCGGAAAAGGAAGGGTTTTCGAGAATTGCTTTTCGAACCAATGATATACGTGCATTTGCAGATTCATTCCGTAAAAAAGGGATTGAGACTGTAGGACCTATTAAAGCAGATAGAAAAAAGGAAGATGGAACACTCATCCAATGGGAAATGCTATTTATTCGTGAAAATCCATTATCTTTTCCATTTCCATTTATTATACAGTGGCAGGAAAATGACGTAACAAGGAAAAACTCGGTTGGGGTAAATAATAATCTTCTGCCTTTGAAGGAGCTCGTATTTGCAGTTGAAGATCATGAAAATGTTGCTGAAAAATGGAGTGAATTATTCCATTTACCTAAAAAGGATACATATAAGGATAAAAAATTAAAAGCAAATTGCACCCAATTACAAGTTGAAGGTTGTAATTTAGTGTTTGCCTCACCTTATGCAGATGGAGAAATTGCACGTGTCATTGAGACAAAAGGGGAAGGTCCATGCCTATTAAGAATTTCAAATAGTAATATCGTGTTAGAAAAAGAAATGTTTGGCGGCCATTTTCAATTTGTATAA